The sequence ATAAACCAAGCAAATATCAGTACTTCCATTCGCGGGCGGCTTCATACATTGCCACCACATTTTCGACAGGCGTTTCCACTTTGAACTTATGCGAAGGCCCAAGAATAAAACCACCACCAGGCGCCATCAAATCAAGCAACTCTTTAACGCCATCCTTGACACGTGCAGGTGTAGCCTTTCGCAGCAGCAACTCTTCATCCAACGCGCCGCAAAAGGTTATCATAGAGCCAAAATCCTTCTTAAGACCTTCGGGGTTCATACCAGCAGCCCTGGTTTGGATGGGATCCAACACATGTGCAC comes from Desulfonatronum sp. SC1 and encodes:
- a CDS encoding uroporphyrinogen decarboxylase family protein, with the translated sequence AHVLDPIQTRAAGMNPEGLKKDFGSMITFCGALDEELLLRKATPARVKDGVKELLDLMAPGGGFILGPSHKFKVETPVENVVAMYEAAREWKY